From the Candidatus Peribacteria bacterium genome, one window contains:
- a CDS encoding SH3 domain-containing protein produces the protein MARSYSSSRSRSRTPAPFIAFLLVASFGILFAGCNGPEDVGEDQDFVFTQENIDEAHDLAQQAASGALTGTGASPYLEGVDSGSGATDTAVLDLSMVSTYNSIRAGQGTVGKNVYRVTNEFLNVRDKTSTTAANVARLVYGDSVEVLSFPNAGWAEVKTAAGQTGFVSIRYIAKMTSDEKLAEEKKAFEGQYFVSYGFVNMRKEANQSSEKLGEIPGQTIVKPNSINGAWANVTYDGKVGYVAMSYLSPFTPNFIVRQNQYTLPVLHYQLTKGQETEILKSLTDHVAALKAAGKTFTTFAKFHDQLVEQQRRDIRLDDKNVIVAVTGITPDNVRALSDALIAANIDATFFIQTRYIGLSGITQKTLLNLMANGFDVQPNTHTGDDLRALTNAQVELELKQSRKIIEDLTNKDVVAVAYPQGGSNDRVMELASQAGYLMGLGTGSDKVFTRDQLLNIPGIDIFPNMTAEEVVTLATTK, from the coding sequence ATGGCCCGCTCGTATTCCTCTTCCCGTTCCCGTTCCCGGACTCCCGCTCCGTTCATCGCGTTTCTGCTCGTCGCATCCTTCGGCATTCTCTTTGCCGGATGCAACGGTCCTGAGGATGTAGGGGAAGATCAGGATTTTGTTTTTACCCAGGAAAATATTGATGAAGCGCACGATCTGGCGCAGCAGGCGGCAAGCGGAGCCTTGACCGGAACCGGCGCATCGCCGTATCTGGAAGGGGTCGATTCAGGATCAGGGGCAACCGACACGGCTGTGCTGGATCTTTCCATGGTCTCTACGTATAACTCCATCCGTGCCGGACAGGGAACGGTCGGCAAGAACGTGTATCGCGTGACAAATGAATTCCTGAATGTCCGTGACAAAACATCCACGACTGCAGCAAACGTTGCACGTCTGGTGTACGGCGACTCTGTGGAGGTCCTCTCCTTTCCAAATGCGGGGTGGGCGGAGGTGAAGACGGCTGCAGGTCAGACGGGATTTGTGTCCATTCGCTACATTGCAAAAATGACGAGCGATGAAAAGCTGGCAGAGGAGAAGAAGGCGTTTGAGGGTCAGTACTTTGTGAGCTACGGATTTGTGAACATGCGCAAGGAGGCGAATCAGTCGAGCGAGAAGCTTGGCGAGATTCCGGGTCAGACCATTGTGAAGCCAAACAGCATTAATGGCGCATGGGCCAATGTGACCTACGACGGGAAAGTGGGCTATGTCGCGATGTCGTATCTGTCACCCTTCACCCCGAACTTCATTGTCCGCCAGAACCAGTACACGCTGCCTGTTCTCCACTATCAGCTCACGAAGGGCCAGGAGACGGAAATCCTGAAGTCACTCACAGACCATGTTGCAGCACTGAAGGCTGCTGGAAAGACCTTCACGACGTTTGCAAAATTCCACGATCAGCTCGTGGAACAGCAGCGCCGCGATATCCGCCTGGATGACAAGAACGTGATTGTTGCTGTCACAGGCATCACCCCGGACAACGTCCGCGCTCTGTCCGATGCACTCATTGCTGCGAACATCGACGCAACGTTCTTCATTCAGACCCGTTACATCGGACTCAGTGGCATCACGCAGAAAACACTCTTGAACCTCATGGCCAACGGCTTTGATGTGCAGCCGAACACGCACACCGGTGACGATCTCCGCGCGCTTACAAACGCACAGGTGGAACTCGAGCTCAAGCAGAGCCGCAAGATTATTGAAGATCTCACCAACAAAGATGTGGTGGCTGTTGCCTATCCGCAGGGCGGCAGCAACGATCGCGTGATGGAACTCGCGAGTCAGGCCGGGTATCTGATGGGCCTTGGCACGGGATCTGACAAGGTCTTCACCCGCGATCAGCTCCTGAATATCCCGGGCATTGATATCTTCCCGAACATGACAGCGGAGGAGGTGGTGACACTGGCAACGACGAAATAA